The following DNA comes from Campylobacter concisus ATCC 51562.
AACTCACGCCAAGCTCGATATTTGAGTGCTTTTTTAGATCACTATCCATTTGCTCATTTATCTCTTCATTTACAAACATATCGCCCAAAGCCTCGCATGAAAGCACATCTTTTTGCTCACAACCATCATAAAAAATTTCATACGCAGTTGCGTAATCTCCGGCATTTAGCGCCTCAATGCCTCTGTCATAATCATCGATGTCAAAGCTAAATGCTAAATTTAAAGCTAGGATTAAAAAAACTATCTTTTTCATATAAAGCTCGGTGCGTCGTTTGAAAATAGTATAAGATCGCCAGCACGCGTATTTTGAGCTAGAATTTCTTGCATTTTATTTTTATCCTTTAAGATGATGATCTTTGGCTTTACGATGTGCTTTAGTAAAACTTCAGCATTTAGTGAGCTTGTAATGATGACAAGATCGAAAATTTCATTTATCACCTTAGCTAAATTTGCATTTTGCTCTGCATCGCTCTCAACGATACCAGGTGTTAGCAGTACTTTTCTGCCAGCATAGGTGCTTACTAGCTCGTAGCTTGCGCTCATACCTGAGAAATTTCCATTAAAACTATCATCGATTATCAGCTTGCCGCCAGCCTCGATCTTGCTTAGGCGGTGCTCTACGTTTTTCATCTTAGATAGCGCTCTATCTACCGCCTCATCGCTCATTTTTAGGTATCTTGCCACCTTGATGCAAACGGCTAAATTTGTAGCGTTAAATTTGCCAAGTAGCGGCGAAGCGTAGTTTTTGCCATCAAGCATAAACGAAATTCCATCTAAATTTGCATTTATATCTTTTAAACTCTCATCATAAATTTCTAAATTTTGGCTTGGCTCTTTTTTTGTCGAGCTATGTAAAAATACCATTTGTAAACGAGCGCTTTGAAGTGCTTCTAGCTTGGTGGCTCGGATATTATCAAGCGTTTTAAAATACTCAATGTGTTGCGCGCCGATCTCGCCTACGATTACTATTTGCGGATTTAGAAATTTAGTGATCTCTAGGATGTCGCCCTTTAGCCTAGCGCCTGCTTCTGCGATGTAAATTTGCGTTTGCTCGCTTAAATTTTCATTGATATCTTTGATGATGCCAGCCATTGTATTTACGCTGCGAGGTGTTTTGTAGCAGACAAAGCTATCTTTTAAAATTTCAAATAAGAAATTTTTGATACTAGTTTTGCCGTAGCTTGCTGTGATCAAGATGATTTTTAGATCTTTGTTTGCGCCAAGTTTTTTAAGCGCCTTGTTTTTAAAGCCTTGAAATTTAATCTTTTCTAAAATTTCACTAAAAAATAGGCTCACAACCAAGACAAAAAGTGGCATCGGAGCCAAAAATGCATTGTGAATGATGAAATTTAGAGCGTAGTTTAGAATAATAGCGCAAGTAAGGATCACAAAAAAGTGCTTGATCCTGCCAGTAATTACTAACTTTTTATCAAGTTTTTTGTGCCAAAGATAAAGAGCTGGCAAAAGCGCAAAGTAAAAATAGATAAAAAACCACTTGCCAGTCGTGTAAAAAAGCACCAACGGTACAATAAAGAAAAAGACGTGCCAAGCAGGCTTTGTGAAGTGAAAAAGTACGCGCTCAGGCCTATATGAAAACCACTGAAAGCAAGTGATCACATAAAAA
Coding sequences within:
- a CDS encoding Mur ligase family protein, with the protein product MNIFLSISTVLFIFALAFYVITCFQWFSYRPERVLFHFTKPAWHVFFFIVPLVLFYTTGKWFFIYFYFALLPALYLWHKKLDKKLVITGRIKHFFVILTCAIILNYALNFIIHNAFLAPMPLFVLVVSLFFSEILEKIKFQGFKNKALKKLGANKDLKIILITASYGKTSIKNFLFEILKDSFVCYKTPRSVNTMAGIIKDINENLSEQTQIYIAEAGARLKGDILEITKFLNPQIVIVGEIGAQHIEYFKTLDNIRATKLEALQSARLQMVFLHSSTKKEPSQNLEIYDESLKDINANLDGISFMLDGKNYASPLLGKFNATNLAVCIKVARYLKMSDEAVDRALSKMKNVEHRLSKIEAGGKLIIDDSFNGNFSGMSASYELVSTYAGRKVLLTPGIVESDAEQNANLAKVINEIFDLVIITSSLNAEVLLKHIVKPKIIILKDKNKMQEILAQNTRAGDLILFSNDAPSFI